A window of Hemibagrus wyckioides isolate EC202008001 linkage group LG03, SWU_Hwy_1.0, whole genome shotgun sequence contains these coding sequences:
- the si:dkey-9i23.8 gene encoding beta-3 adrenergic receptor: MQLLDNKKIMSEGKKESLNLEVLHFTLLYLLCPKGRSVNSLCWGWVRPFKDGGSSPVDSLVVNVNITTNITEWEVKEEPWSSVEKCVIVVILSIQIVLGILGNCLVLIVKMVCRDQYQCVYWLPFVSLTLSDLCCSLLIMTSSLLAVLTGGQSSPWCEVVSLFKFTFITSSIGSIAILCVQRYMGLLFTRRCLAVILILVCLASWLLGAIFGVVPVIYNWVRFDHAEMMCAVFWESSYSDMLVYILCTFIITLLPPLLLIIICSLLTWAGYGKNCARPTDLSSVTPLLVGTYLICYTPFILSELILLGRPDLSPSPEWLRTLSAIMAYLDCSVNPIIYCINQDFREAVLALLWTSRKSSFPEPVLTSITKIDT, encoded by the exons ATGCAGCTACTTGATAACAAGAAAATAATGTCTGAGGGAAAGAAGGAGTCCCTTAATCTGGAAGTCCTGCATTTCACACTCCTGTACCTCCTGTGTCCTAAAGGTAGGAGTGTGAACAGTCTATGTTGGGGATGGGTGCGGCCCTTCAAGGATGGAGGCAGCTCTCCTGTGGACTCGCTGGTGGTAAATG tGAATATTACAACTAACATAACTGAATGGGAGGTGAAGGAGGAGCCCTGGTCCAGTGTGGAGAAGTGTGTGATCGTGGTCATTCTTAGCATTCAGATAGTGCTGGGAATTCTGGGAAATTGTCTGGTCCTGATTGTTAAAATGGTG TGTAGGGAccaatatcagtgtgtttactGGCTCCCGTTTGTCAGTCTCACACTCTCTGACTTGTGTTGTTCCTTGCTGATCATGACCAGTTCCTTACTGGCTGTTTTGACTGGAGGTCAGAGTTCACCGTGGTGTGAGGTGGTCAGCCTGTTTAAGTTCACCTTCATTACATCCTCAATCGGAAGCATAG CAATCCTCTGTGTCCAGCGGTATATGGGCCTGCTCTTCACTAGAAGATGCTTGGCTGTCATCCTAATATTGGTATGTTTGGCTTCCTGGTTGTTAGGCGCCATATTCGGGGTGGTGCCAGTGATCTACAATTGGGTTAG GTTTGACCATGCAGAGATGATGTGTGCTGTGTTCTGGGAGAGCAGTTACTCTGACATGCTGGTGTACATACTCTgcaccttcatcatcacactATTGCCACCTTTGCTGCTTATTATCATCTGCTCTTTACTGACTTGGGCTGGCTATGGGAAGAACTGTGCCAG GCCAACAGATTTGTCGTCTGTCACGCCGCTGTTGGTGGGAACTTATCTGATCTGCTATACACCTTTCATTTTGTCAGAA CTGATTCTTCTTGGGAGACCGGATCTGTCACCATCTCCTGAATGGCTGAGAACACTTTCAGCAATCATGGCGTATCTGGACTGTAGTGTCAACCCCATCATTTACTGCATTAACCAAGACTTTCGTGAGGCAGTACTTGCACTTCTGTGGACCAGCAGAAAGTCAAGCTTCCCTGAACCTGTACTGACTAGCATAACAAAAATAGACACATAA
- the tmem187 gene encoding transmembrane protein 187 produces MSAVVHVLLPFFLCIALANTDIFDNVLVDMSYDHYAEKRVDQLPAFLAMPFNCLVNVGYIIVGVYWLTRRMKDPRAAYAKDVFALMAIAYGPVQWARLATLRRAPSVLDQWFTLPIFAWVPVWCRVITHGWSARYAVAVEVCSVASYALALLHERGFELALGAHISVAVLQAAAAQRNFGDQVSLRYFIHAALSCAGFVLLKLLDHELAKFWLFQNLTGHFWSKVCDILQFHYGFCFLTHLTQIAHKRTS; encoded by the coding sequence ATGTCAGCAGTCGTGCATGTTTTGCTGCCCTTCTTTCTCTGCATTGCTTTGGCGAACACTGACATTTTCGACAATGTGCTGGTGGACATGTCCTATGATCACTACGCCGAGAAGAGAGTGGACCAGCTTCCTGCCTTTCTGGCCATGCCGTTTAACTGTCTCGTGAACGTGGGGTATATTATAGTAGGTGTTTACTGGCTGACCCGGAGGATGAAGGATCCCCGCGCTGCTTACGCGAAGGACGTGTTCGCGCTTATGGCCATCGCGTACGGACCGGTCCAGTGGGCGCGTCTGGCCACCCTACGTCGCGCTCCCTCGGTCCTGGACCAGTGGTTCACACTGCCCATATTCGCCTGGGTGCCGGTGTGGTGTCGCGTCATTACGCACGGCTGGTCCGCTCGTTACGCAGTGGCTGTGGAGGTGTGCTCTGTGGCGAGCTACGCGCTGGCCCTACTGCATGAGCGCGGCTTTGAGTTGGCCCTCGGTGCTCACATCTCTGTGGCGGTGCTGCAGGCCGCCGCGGCGCAGCGCAATTTCGGAGACCAGGTGTCTCTGCGCTACTTCATCCACGCAGCCCTGTCCTGTGCGGGATTCGTGCTTCTAAAACTCCTGGACCACGAGCTGGCCAAATTCTGGCTATTCCAAAACCTCACTGGACACTTCTGGTCCAAAGTCTGCGACATTCTACAATTCCACTACGGTTTCTGTTTTCTTACGCATCTTACGCAAATTGCGCACAAACGAACGTCATAA
- the si:dkey-9i23.6 gene encoding uncharacterized protein si:dkey-9i23.6 isoform X1, with protein sequence MTEERPSSSISVLHSMLNRLKSSERPQGSSHVTAQHCRYSKETNQCGSVFIAESDKPEWNFAESNPSEFSVKPERQNDSDVHSEYFTRRTGFQESSPTTNIFLKSRPPANFSHNFRHDARQDLQPRERNLSWEKMKEEQTSQAESSSSILKNNPPRGLFIHNPTGSSFLNSEPRFFEGANVPAEYEIMKQPRWTENTVTAVENAEPPPLPPKQRNLNRMHVQLQRTFTLKDFKLDLEPINLLEEICTGEEWAKFLPVKDSPPETDAKAYSQTEDSHDSNDDIGSQNAVMKPDLSADKEQSEIPSRPASITDSQVDRVIQVRDETSDAALLKTPVRHIIEPQRISDEPEYEQFKGDENDLVVRYAYDKNDLKKDTPLDLSVVKPSRVLDNSALKSRIQLSKKRKHRPPGKRKKGNKQMASPEPFQSSPSSHAPFFASSKFYTLPCSESNTHEYSQTAAPGNGKALLQRISETPEFYSNDHDIKEVSMIYKNDQPSNKANLMEVPLDFSAVKSSGLLDNSALKNRIQLSKKRKHRPPGKRKNENTKTKFPFINLNRQRNTSAESFQPHPSSNPSVFTSTAFHNDTNGSHTAVPGNEKPKIKDRLLKPKLWKIKS encoded by the exons ATGACTGAAGAAAGACCATCCAGCAGCATATCTGTGCTTCACTCTATGCTGAACAGACTGAAGTCTTCGGAAAGGCCCCAAGGTTCATCTCATGTCACAGCACAACACTGTAGATACTCAAAGGAGACGAACCAGTGTGGCAGTGTATTTATCGCAGAGTCAGACAAACCGGAGTGGAATTTTGCGGAGTCAAATCCTTCAGAATTCTCAGTCAAACCTGAAAGGCAAAACGATTCTGATGTACATTCAGAATATTTCACCCGGAGGACAGGCTTTCAAGAGTCCAGTCCTACTACTAACATATTTCTCAAAAGCAGACCACCAGCTAATTTCTCGCACAATTTCAGACACGATGCCAGGCAAGATTTACAGCCCCGTGAGAGAAATCTCTCatgggaaaaaatgaaagaagagcAAACATCACAAGCTGAGTCCTCATCCAGCATTCTGAAGAATAATCCTCCTCGTGGTCTATTTATTCACAACCCAACAGGATCCTCCTTCTTAAACTCAGAACCTAGGTTTTTCGAAGGAGCAAATGTGCCAGCAGAGTATGAAATAATGAAGCAACCTCGCTGGACTGAGAACACA GTTACGGCTGTGGAAAACGCAGAGCCTCCACCCCTCCCTCCTAAACAGAGGAATCTTAACAGGATGCATGTCCAATTACAAAG GACGTTTACGCTAAAGGATTTCAAATTGGACCTCGAGCCCATCAACTTGCTGGAGGAGATTTGTACAGGAGAAGAATGGGCAAAATTCCTGCCTGTTAAAGATTCCCCACCTGAAACAGATGCCAAAGCCTACTCGCAGACAGAGGATTCTCATGATTCAAATGATGATATCGGATCTCAGAATGCGGTCATGAAGCCGGACCTATCAGCAGACAAAGAGCAGTCAGAGATCCCTTCTAGGCCAGCCAGTATTACTGACAGTCAGGTGGACAGGGTAATCCAGGTCAGAGATGAAACATCAGATGCTGCTCTTCTCAAAACACCAGTAAGACATATTATAGAACCACAAAGGATATCTGATGAGCCAGAATATGAACAATTTAAAGGTGATGAAAATGACCTTGTGGTAAGATATGCGTATGATAAAAATGACCTGAAGAAGGACACACCACTTGATTTGTCTGTTGTCAAG CCGTCAAGAGTACTTGACAATTCTGCTCTGAAGAGTCGAATCCAGctgagcaaaaaaagaaaacatcgaCCAccaggaaagagaaaaaagg gaaataaacaaatggCCTCCCCAGAGCCCTTTCAGTCCTCCCCTTCTTCACATGCTCCTTTCTTTGCCTCCTCTAAATTTTATACTTTACCATGTTCAGAATCTAACACACATGAATATTCCCAAACAGCTGCACCTGGTAATGGGAAG GCACTTCTGCAAAGGATATCAGAAACACCAGAATTTTACAGCAATGATCATGACATTAAAGAAGTATCTATGATTTATAAAAATGATCAGCCGTCAAACAAGGCAAATTTGATGGAGGTGCCCCTTGATTTTTCTGCTGTCAAG TCCTCAGGACTTCTTGATAATTCTGCTCTGAAAAATCGAATCCAGctgagcaaaaaaagaaaacatcgaccaccaggaaaaagaaaaaatg AAAATACCAAAACGAAGTTTCCCTTTATAAACTTAAATCGGCAACGCAATACGTCTGCAGAGTCCTTTCAGCCTCACCCTTCTTCAAATCCTTCTGTCTTCACCTCCACTGCATTTCATAATGATACCAATGGTTCCCACACAGCTGTTCCTGGTAATGAGAAG CCAAAGATAAAAGACAGACTCTTGAAACCCAAGCTATGGAAGATAAAGAGCTAA
- the si:dkey-9i23.6 gene encoding uncharacterized protein si:dkey-9i23.6 isoform X2: protein MHVQLQRTFTLKDFKLDLEPINLLEEICTGEEWAKFLPVKDSPPETDAKAYSQTEDSHDSNDDIGSQNAVMKPDLSADKEQSEIPSRPASITDSQVDRVIQVRDETSDAALLKTPVRHIIEPQRISDEPEYEQFKGDENDLVVRYAYDKNDLKKDTPLDLSVVKPSRVLDNSALKSRIQLSKKRKHRPPGKRKKGNKQMASPEPFQSSPSSHAPFFASSKFYTLPCSESNTHEYSQTAAPGNGKALLQRISETPEFYSNDHDIKEVSMIYKNDQPSNKANLMEVPLDFSAVKSSGLLDNSALKNRIQLSKKRKHRPPGKRKNENTKTKFPFINLNRQRNTSAESFQPHPSSNPSVFTSTAFHNDTNGSHTAVPGNEKPKIKDRLLKPKLWKIKS, encoded by the exons ATGCATGTCCAATTACAAAG GACGTTTACGCTAAAGGATTTCAAATTGGACCTCGAGCCCATCAACTTGCTGGAGGAGATTTGTACAGGAGAAGAATGGGCAAAATTCCTGCCTGTTAAAGATTCCCCACCTGAAACAGATGCCAAAGCCTACTCGCAGACAGAGGATTCTCATGATTCAAATGATGATATCGGATCTCAGAATGCGGTCATGAAGCCGGACCTATCAGCAGACAAAGAGCAGTCAGAGATCCCTTCTAGGCCAGCCAGTATTACTGACAGTCAGGTGGACAGGGTAATCCAGGTCAGAGATGAAACATCAGATGCTGCTCTTCTCAAAACACCAGTAAGACATATTATAGAACCACAAAGGATATCTGATGAGCCAGAATATGAACAATTTAAAGGTGATGAAAATGACCTTGTGGTAAGATATGCGTATGATAAAAATGACCTGAAGAAGGACACACCACTTGATTTGTCTGTTGTCAAG CCGTCAAGAGTACTTGACAATTCTGCTCTGAAGAGTCGAATCCAGctgagcaaaaaaagaaaacatcgaCCAccaggaaagagaaaaaagg gaaataaacaaatggCCTCCCCAGAGCCCTTTCAGTCCTCCCCTTCTTCACATGCTCCTTTCTTTGCCTCCTCTAAATTTTATACTTTACCATGTTCAGAATCTAACACACATGAATATTCCCAAACAGCTGCACCTGGTAATGGGAAG GCACTTCTGCAAAGGATATCAGAAACACCAGAATTTTACAGCAATGATCATGACATTAAAGAAGTATCTATGATTTATAAAAATGATCAGCCGTCAAACAAGGCAAATTTGATGGAGGTGCCCCTTGATTTTTCTGCTGTCAAG TCCTCAGGACTTCTTGATAATTCTGCTCTGAAAAATCGAATCCAGctgagcaaaaaaagaaaacatcgaccaccaggaaaaagaaaaaatg AAAATACCAAAACGAAGTTTCCCTTTATAAACTTAAATCGGCAACGCAATACGTCTGCAGAGTCCTTTCAGCCTCACCCTTCTTCAAATCCTTCTGTCTTCACCTCCACTGCATTTCATAATGATACCAATGGTTCCCACACAGCTGTTCCTGGTAATGAGAAG CCAAAGATAAAAGACAGACTCTTGAAACCCAAGCTATGGAAGATAAAGAGCTAA